In Bacteroidota bacterium, a single window of DNA contains:
- a CDS encoding BspA family leucine-rich repeat surface protein translates to MKKSFLQIVFVFGFCTLLTFPNVNAQTQVAEHKFSLGMGDASGDYEDRGNAVATDKDGNVYITGSFESKVDFGIDPNNPPSLLTLSSNGDKDIFLAKYDKLGNLIWARSFGDTKTDEGLSVALDGDQNVIITGYFMATVDFDPSNGSNLTSNGKRDIFIAKYKPDGSFIWAKGIGDIEDDEGHSVAIDSKNSIIVTGYFKEKPDFDPSNGNYLASNGERDIFIAKYDDAGTYIWAFNIGSTYDDEGHGVAIDSKDNIIITGYFMDKADFDPLGSGNWLKAVDDKDIFMAKYEDNSKHVWSFGFGDKGPEAGTSVAIDSKNNIALTGFFREKVNFDPYGSGGYISSNGEQDIFLAKYDELAKLYWVFGFGDAKYDEGRSVKFDPKDNILVAGFFMGYVDFDPDGTNKRTLKGRGSDNIFMAKYDSKGYIKWAYDFGDEKYNHANGITSDADGNVFITGGFSGKIDMNADIDKRGINVLVNSNKPMDIFLAKYEPHALPDPFITEWKATADGKITIPTNGSGYDYHYVISDMSDMEISQNFTMHQTGNFQISNLVSGHTYRIEITGLFPRIYFNNTGDTSKITKVTQWGKIDWKSFEKSFYGCSKMDVTAIDTPLLKNVINTSYMFSGCTTLKGIGANWAWHTKTITSMMFMFNSASSFNQNIGSWDVSNVVNFMWMFAGASSFNQNIGSWVVSKATSMAAMFYNATSFNQNLGSWNVSNVANMGDMFRVASTFNQNIGSWNVSKVTNMSNMFNSATSFNQNLASWDVSKVTTMQSMFAFAGAFNQNLGSWNISSVANMTSMLSSSGLDCNNYAQTLYGWANGGYAPSTISLGAASVKYHPAAQTYRDYLSGTKSWSITDGGASSACSIGDFITEWTAPASGNLTIPTTGAGYNYDVYWMNMTNAGVGDGMALNQTGSYTMTGLQNGDTYKVYIMGDFPSIYFNSTGDKDKITKVAQWGKIDWKSFDGAFRGCSNLDVTATDTPLLKNVSNVEFMFSGCTSLFGVGANWAWHTTNVTNMFAMFESAPNFNQNIGSWDVSNVTDMAAMFSYANFFNQNISAWDVSKVTNMYSMFNSAAAFNQNIGAWDVSNVTDMYAMFNSATAFNQNIGAWDVSKVTNFQNMFTGASGFDQNLGNWDLSGIAPGTPYAPYFNFSGMGCVNYTLTLRGWVAGGTAPSNITLEATSITYSTVYGTAAHTALVTGKSWSITDGGADPACVNEWVGVTNSDWATASNWIFKTVPGTGEDVKFSDTAHSNVVLDNNKTVGKVDFNGADKLIVLGNHDLTAGSFVGSDANNYVKTSGTGIVKMTVANTATAFFPIGKSAYNPLEITNNTGSGDDFTANIIDEVYYDGAGNTIVTEPHVKRTWNIGKASANGGSGVDFKLYWNVGEESVAITTPTLNHFNSVTMQWEIATSGSGSPSGKTLTHTGYTGSFSPFAIGENAIPLPIELISFDAVPDYQHNKVNLMWQTAQEENNQEFRVMRSEDGVFWEQIGVVQGHGNSYSQTDYSFIDNTPNVINYYRLVQVDLDGNTTRSPIRFVNFKQIPGQIFNVYPNPVSGLFTIETQAESQYTITDIQGRILLNGVTQNAKTNIDITSFSNGIYFLKIDGQVVKIVKE, encoded by the coding sequence ATGAAAAAATCATTTTTACAAATCGTATTTGTCTTCGGATTTTGCACACTGTTGACATTTCCTAATGTTAATGCACAAACCCAAGTTGCCGAACATAAATTCTCATTAGGAATGGGTGACGCTTCAGGTGATTATGAGGACAGAGGTAATGCCGTTGCAACAGACAAAGATGGCAATGTCTATATCACCGGCAGTTTCGAAAGCAAAGTTGATTTCGGGATAGACCCTAATAACCCGCCTTCACTACTTACACTTTCTTCGAATGGGGATAAAGATATATTTCTTGCAAAGTATGATAAGCTTGGCAATCTCATTTGGGCACGTAGTTTTGGAGATACGAAAACAGATGAAGGCTTGTCTGTGGCACTGGATGGAGATCAGAATGTAATTATCACGGGATATTTTATGGCAACTGTGGATTTTGACCCTTCCAATGGAAGTAATCTTACATCTAATGGAAAAAGAGATATTTTTATTGCAAAGTATAAACCGGACGGTTCTTTTATTTGGGCAAAAGGAATTGGTGATATAGAAGATGATGAGGGTCATTCTGTGGCAATTGATTCTAAAAATTCAATCATTGTAACCGGATATTTTAAGGAGAAACCTGATTTTGATCCTTCCAATGGCAACTATCTTGCATCCAATGGAGAAAGAGATATTTTTATAGCCAAATATGATGATGCAGGTACATATATTTGGGCATTTAATATAGGTTCAACATATGATGATGAAGGACACGGAGTAGCTATTGATTCAAAAGATAATATTATAATCACCGGCTACTTTATGGACAAAGCAGATTTTGATCCCTTGGGTTCAGGAAACTGGTTAAAAGCAGTGGATGACAAAGATATATTCATGGCTAAGTATGAAGATAATAGTAAACATGTCTGGTCTTTTGGTTTTGGGGATAAAGGACCTGAAGCAGGGACGTCTGTTGCTATTGATTCAAAAAACAATATTGCATTAACCGGTTTTTTTAGAGAAAAGGTAAACTTTGACCCTTATGGTTCCGGTGGCTATATTAGCAGTAATGGTGAGCAGGATATTTTCCTTGCTAAATATGATGAATTAGCTAAGTTATATTGGGTGTTTGGCTTTGGAGATGCCAAGTACGATGAAGGTCGTTCCGTTAAATTTGACCCTAAAGACAATATTTTGGTTGCCGGATTTTTTATGGGTTATGTTGACTTTGATCCGGATGGCACCAACAAGAGAACATTGAAAGGCAGGGGTAGTGACAATATATTTATGGCTAAATATGATTCGAAAGGATATATAAAATGGGCATACGATTTTGGGGATGAAAAATATAATCACGCTAATGGGATAACATCCGATGCAGACGGCAATGTATTTATCACCGGTGGATTCTCAGGTAAGATTGATATGAATGCGGATATTGACAAACGTGGAATTAATGTGCTTGTTAACTCTAATAAACCGATGGATATTTTCCTTGCCAAGTATGAACCTCACGCATTGCCAGATCCGTTTATTACTGAGTGGAAAGCAACCGCTGATGGTAAAATTACAATACCGACCAACGGCTCCGGGTACGATTATCATTATGTGATTTCGGACATGAGCGATATGGAGATTAGTCAGAATTTTACCATGCATCAAACCGGAAATTTTCAAATAAGTAATTTAGTGTCTGGACATACTTATAGAATAGAAATCACGGGTTTGTTCCCAAGAATTTATTTTAATAATACCGGAGATACATCTAAAATTACGAAAGTAACCCAATGGGGTAAAATAGATTGGAAGAGTTTTGAAAAGTCATTCTATGGTTGTTCAAAGATGGATGTTACAGCTATAGATACGCCATTATTGAAAAATGTTATTAATACTTCTTATATGTTTAGTGGTTGTACAACACTCAAAGGTATAGGCGCTAACTGGGCATGGCATACCAAAACGATTACCTCTATGATGTTTATGTTTAACAGTGCAAGTTCCTTCAATCAAAATATTGGTTCTTGGGATGTGTCAAATGTTGTAAATTTTATGTGGATGTTTGCCGGTGCAAGTTCCTTCAATCAAAATATTGGTTCTTGGGTTGTGTCAAAGGCAACTTCAATGGCAGCTATGTTCTACAATGCCACCTCCTTTAACCAAAATTTAGGTTCATGGAATGTATCAAATGTTGCTAATATGGGAGATATGTTTCGGGTAGCTAGTACTTTTAATCAAAATATAGGTTCATGGAATGTGTCAAAGGTTACTAATATGTCAAACATGTTTAACTCTGCAACTTCATTTAATCAGAATCTTGCTTCATGGGATGTATCTAAGGTAACGACCATGCAATCCATGTTTGCATTTGCCGGTGCTTTCAATCAAAATTTGGGTTCTTGGAATATTTCGTCTGTTGCAAACATGACAAGTATGTTGTCATCTTCAGGATTAGATTGTAATAATTATGCACAGACTCTTTACGGTTGGGCAAACGGTGGATATGCCCCAAGTACCATTTCATTAGGCGCGGCTTCTGTTAAATATCACCCGGCTGCTCAGACTTACAGGGATTATTTATCTGGCACAAAATCATGGTCAATCACTGATGGAGGCGCGAGTTCGGCTTGTTCTATCGGTGATTTCATTACAGAATGGACAGCCCCGGCTTCCGGTAATTTGACCATACCCACTACGGGAGCCGGTTATAATTATGATGTTTATTGGATGAATATGACCAATGCCGGTGTAGGCGATGGAATGGCTCTTAATCAGACAGGTAGCTACACCATGACAGGTTTGCAGAACGGAGATACGTATAAAGTATATATCATGGGTGATTTTCCTAGTATCTATTTTAATAGCACGGGAGATAAAGACAAAATTACCAAAGTTGCCCAATGGGGTAAAATAGATTGGAAGAGTTTTGATGGTGCTTTCCGTGGTTGTTCAAATTTAGATGTTACGGCAACAGATACACCATTATTGAAAAATGTTTCTAATGTTGAATTTATGTTTAGTGGATGTACTTCACTATTTGGTGTAGGAGCGAATTGGGCATGGCATACTACGAATGTGACTAATATGTTTGCAATGTTTGAAAGTGCACCTAACTTTAACCAAAATATTGGTTCATGGGATGTATCTAATGTGACAGATATGGCTGCAATGTTTAGTTATGCCAATTTCTTTAACCAAAACATAAGTGCATGGGATGTTTCTAAAGTGACTAATATGTATAGCATGTTTAATTCTGCCGCTGCTTTTAACCAAAACATAGGTGCATGGGATGTGTCTAATGTGACTGATATGTATGCAATGTTTAATTCTGCCACTGCTTTTAACCAAAACATAGGTGCATGGGATGTTTCTAAAGTGACTAACTTTCAGAATATGTTTACTGGTGCTAGTGGTTTTGACCAAAATTTAGGAAACTGGGATTTAAGCGGAATTGCACCCGGCACTCCTTATGCACCCTATTTTAATTTTTCCGGTATGGGTTGTGTCAATTATACCCTTACCTTGAGGGGTTGGGTAGCGGGGGGGACTGCCCCAAGCAATATAACATTGGAGGCTACAAGTATTACCTATTCTACTGTGTATGGAACTGCCGCGCACACCGCTTTGGTAACAGGTAAGTCTTGGTCTATCACTGATGGCGGTGCAGACCCCGCTTGTGTTAATGAATGGGTGGGGGTTACCAATTCTGACTGGGCGACAGCCTCAAATTGGATTTTTAAAACAGTTCCCGGCACAGGAGAAGATGTTAAATTCAGCGATACAGCACACTCCAACGTAGTCTTAGACAATAACAAAACTGTGGGTAAGGTGGACTTCAACGGAGCTGACAAGTTAATTGTGTTGGGCAATCATGACCTGACAGCAGGTTCTTTTGTAGGGTCGGATGCAAACAATTATGTAAAGACAAGCGGTACAGGTATAGTTAAAATGACGGTTGCAAATACAGCAACTGCCTTTTTCCCTATCGGCAAGTCTGCTTATAATCCCCTTGAAATTACCAATAATACAGGTTCAGGAGATGATTTTACTGCTAACATTATTGATGAGGTTTATTATGATGGTGCTGGTAATACGATTGTGACCGAGCCACACGTAAAACGTACATGGAATATAGGAAAAGCGAGTGCGAATGGAGGAAGTGGGGTAGATTTTAAATTGTATTGGAATGTAGGTGAGGAGTCTGTAGCAATTACTACTCCTACTTTGAACCATTTTAACTCAGTTACCATGCAATGGGAGATTGCAACTTCAGGCTCCGGTTCGCCTTCGGGAAAAACACTTACGCACACCGGATATACGGGCTCGTTTTCACCTTTTGCAATCGGTGAAAATGCAATTCCTTTGCCTATTGAACTCATTTCCTTTGATGCTGTTCCGGACTATCAACATAACAAAGTAAATCTTATGTGGCAAACTGCTCAAGAAGAAAACAACCAAGAGTTTAGAGTAATGAGAAGTGAAGATGGAGTATTTTGGGAACAAATTGGAGTGGTACAAGGTCATGGTAACAGCTATTCTCAAACCGACTATTCATTTATAGATAATACTCCAAATGTGATAAACTACTACCGACTTGTTCAAGTGGATTTGGATGGAAATACTACACGTAGTCCAATTCGTTTTGTGAATTTTAAACAAATACCCGGTCAAATTTTTAATGTCTATCCTAATCCGGTAAGTGGATTATTTACAATAGAAACCCAAGCCGAAAGCCAATACACGATTACAGATATTCAAGGAAGAATTTTATTAAATGGCGTTACGCAAAATGCAAAGACAAATATTGATATAACTTCTTTCTCCAATGGAATCTATTTCTTGAAGATAGACGGACAAGTTGTCAAAATTGTGAAGGAATAA
- a CDS encoding HmuY family protein: MKIHCRILILSPLLLLLSSCFKEDKPLTLPQTESEVMSVYMGDAYQNQLFFKLEDLTYSKKDLNDWDLAFDNITNQFKVVSNYGRNIFVARTNIHNRNELNTIKPAQIPLKQWLYDFPNGSIDSNAFGDWTKLYGNNMPYHILDMGRNLSAAQRYYFIKVLEADETHYKVELGKLSSPDSAQTIDFARNKDRNFTYLNIRNGQIATDYEPDNNEWDFVFTRYRFIFYIDPNPTEPFPYLVTGCLLNPHNVSVSIDTVIGYDKINLAVCQHKDYTTRQDIIGYAWKTFDYTVSFDYTMNPNTVYIVKNTKGDYYKLRFLDFYNENKQTGYPKFEVERVVK, from the coding sequence ATGAAAATTCATTGCCGCATACTGATATTAAGCCCTTTGTTATTGCTGCTTAGCTCTTGTTTCAAAGAAGATAAACCCCTTACCCTGCCACAAACTGAGTCAGAGGTAATGTCGGTTTATATGGGTGATGCATATCAAAATCAATTGTTTTTCAAATTAGAAGATTTAACCTATTCCAAAAAAGACCTTAATGACTGGGATTTAGCTTTTGATAATATTACCAATCAGTTTAAGGTTGTTTCCAACTATGGTCGTAATATTTTTGTAGCACGCACCAATATTCATAACCGAAATGAACTGAATACAATCAAGCCGGCTCAGATTCCGCTCAAACAGTGGTTATATGATTTTCCTAATGGAAGCATTGATAGCAATGCCTTTGGCGATTGGACTAAATTGTACGGAAATAATATGCCTTATCATATCCTTGATATGGGGCGCAATCTCAGTGCGGCACAACGTTATTATTTTATCAAAGTACTTGAAGCCGATGAAACTCATTACAAAGTTGAATTAGGAAAATTGTCAAGTCCTGATTCTGCTCAAACCATTGATTTTGCGAGAAACAAAGACCGAAATTTTACTTATCTCAATATACGGAACGGACAGATTGCTACCGATTATGAACCGGATAACAATGAATGGGACTTTGTGTTTACACGCTATCGCTTTATTTTTTATATAGACCCCAACCCCACAGAACCATTCCCTTATCTTGTTACCGGTTGTTTGCTTAACCCTCACAATGTTTCAGTTTCTATAGATACTGTCATTGGTTATGACAAAATTAACTTAGCTGTTTGTCAACACAAAGATTACACAACTCGACAAGATATTATTGGATATGCTTGGAAGACCTTTGATTATACTGTCTCTTTTGATTATACCATGAATCCAAACACAGTCTATATTGTTAAAAATACTAAAGGGGATTATTACAAACTGCGCTTCCTCGATTTTTATAACGAAAACAAGCAAACCGGATATCCTAAGTTTGAAGTTGAAAGGGTGGTAAAATAA
- a CDS encoding TonB-dependent receptor, whose translation MNAMRAVQKLCGFVALFIFFNHTATAKSVVDKDSLTPAQDTILNPIVITGQGNSVRANQSIVKFRVLTGETFKQMAAVNLGDLLGRQSNIRISNDNMLGSSVSLQNLSGQQIKFLVNGMPITGRENGNINLDQINLEDVDRIEIVEGPMSVIYGTDALGGVINVITKKPVLKKTSATAYSYNESIGNINIGASAAQPLGEKAVILGGLARNFFAGIPTDNGERTYLWKPREQWFGNIGYFRESKKATWNFRSDYLHETLQNKGNLVLTPISAYAFDDYFITTRGVHSVNTIFNISPKIRVDMINGVSHYKREKRVYRKDMVSLEQNLIDNVDENTNNLFVNVMARAVFSNRNKGRVNYLAGYDFNYDLAIADRIDGDKLSMGDFAVFAMVDYNFNRYLRVRPGLRVAYNTIFTSPLTPSLNIMWEPNKKWQVRGSYGNGFRAPSLKEQKLLFVDINHNIKGNPNLTPEFSHNIQLGASFKNSHNKVAYSFGASSYYNDVRDMIGLVLIDKAQNLYSYENYGRFQGGGMMFEHKLFYKKLYLEMAAGGMIVRNQFSSQTGKDYYLTPDITVSASYDIKKTGVKAALFLKHNGKFVNYIMNEQGAVSEYFSGAMTFMDFTLSKGFFKDKLQVVSGVKNIFNVRNITNINPFNSFHGNGSSMMLSPGRSFFIKISYTL comes from the coding sequence ATGAATGCAATGCGAGCCGTACAGAAATTGTGCGGCTTTGTTGCTTTATTTATATTTTTCAACCATACAGCCACTGCTAAATCAGTTGTGGACAAAGACTCGCTTACTCCTGCACAAGATACCATTCTAAACCCAATTGTCATTACCGGGCAAGGGAATAGTGTGCGAGCCAACCAAAGTATTGTCAAATTCAGAGTGCTTACGGGTGAGACTTTCAAACAAATGGCTGCTGTAAATTTGGGAGATTTGCTTGGCAGACAATCCAACATCAGGATTTCCAATGACAATATGCTTGGCAGTTCAGTATCATTACAAAATCTGTCAGGTCAGCAAATCAAATTTTTGGTGAACGGAATGCCCATCACCGGACGCGAGAACGGCAATATCAATCTCGACCAGATTAACTTAGAAGATGTAGATAGAATTGAAATTGTTGAAGGTCCAATGTCTGTTATCTATGGTACTGACGCACTTGGCGGAGTAATTAATGTTATTACAAAAAAGCCGGTTCTCAAGAAGACTTCTGCTACTGCATACAGCTATAACGAAAGTATTGGTAATATTAACATTGGTGCCTCGGCTGCACAACCTTTGGGTGAGAAAGCTGTCATTCTGGGCGGGCTTGCCCGAAATTTCTTTGCAGGAATTCCTACCGACAATGGAGAAAGAACCTATTTGTGGAAGCCCCGAGAACAATGGTTTGGTAACATCGGCTATTTTAGAGAATCCAAAAAAGCAACGTGGAATTTTCGCTCTGATTACTTGCATGAAACCTTACAAAACAAAGGGAATCTTGTGCTTACTCCCATATCTGCCTATGCTTTTGATGATTATTTTATTACCACCAGAGGGGTTCACAGTGTAAATACAATCTTCAATATCAGTCCCAAAATCAGGGTTGATATGATTAACGGAGTTTCACATTACAAAAGGGAAAAAAGAGTTTACAGAAAAGACATGGTTAGTCTGGAACAAAACCTCATTGATAATGTTGATGAGAACACCAATAATCTCTTTGTGAATGTGATGGCAAGGGCTGTTTTTAGCAATAGGAATAAAGGCAGAGTAAACTATCTTGCAGGTTATGATTTTAACTATGATTTGGCAATTGCAGACAGAATAGACGGAGACAAACTCAGCATGGGTGATTTTGCGGTTTTTGCTATGGTGGATTATAATTTTAATAGATATCTTAGAGTACGGCCGGGATTGCGCGTTGCCTATAATACGATTTTTACATCCCCTTTAACACCGTCTCTCAATATAATGTGGGAGCCAAATAAAAAATGGCAGGTGCGAGGCTCTTATGGCAACGGATTTAGAGCGCCCTCTCTCAAAGAACAGAAGCTTCTCTTTGTGGATATCAACCATAATATCAAAGGGAATCCTAATTTGACACCGGAGTTTTCTCACAACATTCAATTAGGCGCAAGTTTTAAAAACTCACATAATAAAGTTGCCTACTCTTTCGGAGCAAGTTCTTACTACAATGATGTACGTGATATGATAGGTTTGGTATTGATTGACAAAGCCCAAAACCTTTACTCTTATGAAAATTACGGGCGCTTCCAAGGTGGCGGGATGATGTTTGAACATAAATTATTTTACAAAAAACTTTATTTAGAAATGGCTGCAGGAGGAATGATTGTGCGAAACCAATTCAGTAGTCAAACCGGAAAAGATTATTATCTTACACCTGATATCACCGTGTCTGCAAGCTATGATATTAAGAAAACCGGTGTCAAAGCCGCATTGTTTCTCAAGCATAATGGCAAGTTTGTAAACTATATTATGAATGAACAAGGTGCTGTGAGCGAATATTTTTCAGGTGCAATGACTTTTATGGACTTCACACTTTCTAAAGGATTTTTTAAAGATAAGCTACAAGTTGTGAGCGGTGTTAAAAATATATTCAATGTACGCAATATTACCAATATCAATCCTTTTAATAGTTTTCACGGCAATGGTAGCAGTATGATGCTTTCTCCGGGACGTTCGTTTTTTATCAAAATTTCTTACACACTTTAA
- a CDS encoding T9SS type A sorting domain-containing protein, with protein MRRNLLIVMTVAFSFSANAQGWIEDSVTLENKSAKQIYYSFKTQNQHISDAVNWDLAFSVQNIVIPNSTVQATTIRVNNGKTVKVYVAPDSVDVSGFATLDTTNFKTSWTELLDSDTSWDMGAFNTGLDLTVPPSMGGPYYGWGNYEEGTHAIKSVGKVYLIVRGNVYRKLYFGDLEGDNVYHFTYADLDNNNQHSDSIKKSDYPDRYFVYYDLASNSVKNLEPSKADWDVVFTNYYTYAAGYNPILNQMQWQYMSVSGSLQKKGVKVARITDVHPDSAWSAVRNFSENIDNIGYDWKLFKNTYVYEDSLSFVIDNGGDTLYLLHFNKYGGSANVRMNFQFQKQAKPSGPVDGVASISLSNVRTYPNPVTSTLFVQTEQNAQVEVLDMNGRVLLNSVISPANNKIDMSALNNGLYILRVIQQNEVFTSKIIKTN; from the coding sequence ATGAGAAGAAATTTATTAATAGTAATGACTGTTGCATTTAGCTTCTCGGCTAATGCACAGGGCTGGATTGAAGATTCTGTTACATTGGAAAACAAATCCGCCAAGCAAATTTATTATTCATTCAAGACACAAAATCAGCATATTTCAGATGCTGTTAATTGGGATTTAGCATTCTCTGTTCAAAACATTGTAATTCCTAATTCTACCGTGCAAGCAACCACAATCCGTGTTAACAACGGAAAAACTGTTAAGGTATATGTAGCTCCCGATTCAGTTGATGTTTCAGGGTTTGCAACCTTGGATACAACCAATTTCAAAACATCATGGACTGAACTGCTTGACTCAGACACATCATGGGATATGGGTGCTTTTAATACAGGTTTAGATTTAACAGTACCCCCTAGTATGGGAGGTCCATATTACGGATGGGGTAATTACGAAGAGGGTACCCATGCTATTAAGTCAGTAGGCAAAGTTTATCTTATTGTGAGAGGCAATGTTTATAGAAAACTATATTTTGGAGATTTAGAAGGTGATAATGTATATCACTTTACTTATGCTGATTTGGACAACAATAATCAACATTCTGACTCCATTAAAAAGAGCGATTATCCCGACAGATACTTTGTGTACTATGATTTAGCAAGTAACAGTGTGAAGAATTTGGAGCCTTCTAAGGCAGATTGGGATGTTGTCTTTACTAACTACTATACTTATGCAGCGGGTTACAATCCTATATTAAACCAAATGCAATGGCAGTATATGTCAGTTTCTGGTTCACTTCAAAAGAAGGGAGTAAAAGTAGCAAGAATAACTGATGTACACCCTGACTCTGCTTGGTCTGCCGTAAGAAATTTTTCCGAGAATATTGATAATATCGGATATGACTGGAAATTATTTAAAAACACTTATGTTTATGAAGACTCACTGTCTTTTGTGATTGACAACGGTGGTGATACGCTTTATTTATTGCATTTCAACAAATACGGTGGTTCTGCTAATGTGAGAATGAATTTTCAATTCCAAAAACAAGCAAAACCGTCAGGTCCTGTTGATGGAGTGGCAAGTATCTCATTGTCAAATGTTAGAACTTATCCAAATCCTGTAACTTCAACATTGTTTGTACAAACTGAACAAAATGCTCAGGTTGAGGTGTTAGACATGAACGGCAGAGTGCTTTTAAACTCAGTTATTAGCCCGGCTAACAACAAAATTGATATGTCTGCTCTGAACAATGGTTTGTACATACTCAGAGTCATCCAACAAAATGAAGTATTTACTTCAAAAATTATAAAAACGAATTGA